A genome region from Bacillaceae bacterium IKA-2 includes the following:
- the secG gene encoding preprotein translocase subunit SecG, whose protein sequence is MQAFLTVFLVVVSILLIVTVLLQSGRSAGLAGAISGGAEQIVGKQKARGIDAVLQRATVVLAVLFFVLTISVAYFA, encoded by the coding sequence GTGCAAGCTTTTTTAACAGTATTTTTAGTTGTTGTTTCAATTTTACTTATTGTTACCGTTTTATTACAGTCTGGTCGTAGTGCCGGATTAGCTGGTGCCATCTCAGGTGGAGCTGAACAAATAGTCGGAAAGCAAAAGGCTCGTGGAATAGATGCAGTTCTTCAAAGAGCAACAGTAGTGTTAGCAGTTTTATTCTTTGTACTTACAATTTCAGTTGCTTATTTTGCCTAA
- a CDS encoding carboxylesterase — protein MKVTTPKPFTFTAGNRAVLLLHGFTGNSADVRMLGRFLQKKGYTCHAPHYKGHGVPPEELVHTGPKDWWQDVLGGYNFLKEKGYDEIAVAGLSLGGVFSLKLGYTLPIKGIIPMCAPMHFKSEEIMYQGVLAYAEEYKRNENKTNEEISAEMEQFKQTPMATLKALQDLLQEVRDNVDMIYTPTFIVQARHDKMINTESANIIHDQVEAEHKKLKWYEKSSHVITLGPEKDQLHEDVYQFLEKLKWGSIPHNIKALNSWGSDPEKGGSTDES, from the coding sequence ATGAAAGTAACAACACCAAAACCATTTACATTTACAGCAGGAAATCGGGCTGTTCTCCTTTTACACGGATTTACAGGCAATTCTGCAGATGTGCGAATGCTAGGTAGATTTTTGCAAAAGAAAGGCTATACTTGCCACGCTCCCCATTACAAAGGGCACGGCGTCCCACCTGAAGAACTAGTTCATACTGGCCCCAAGGATTGGTGGCAAGATGTCCTTGGCGGTTATAACTTTTTAAAAGAAAAAGGTTATGATGAAATCGCCGTGGCCGGCTTATCCCTTGGAGGGGTATTTTCATTAAAATTAGGTTACACTTTACCCATTAAGGGAATAATTCCTATGTGTGCACCGATGCATTTTAAAAGCGAAGAAATTATGTACCAGGGAGTGCTTGCGTACGCCGAAGAGTATAAAAGAAATGAAAATAAAACGAATGAAGAAATCAGCGCAGAAATGGAACAGTTTAAGCAAACACCAATGGCTACATTAAAAGCGTTACAAGACCTGTTGCAAGAAGTGCGGGACAATGTTGATATGATTTATACACCAACATTTATCGTCCAAGCTAGGCACGACAAAATGATTAACACAGAAAGTGCCAACATTATTCATGATCAAGTGGAAGCTGAACATAAAAAATTAAAATGGTACGAAAAATCCAGCCATGTAATTACGTTAGGGCCGGAAAAAGACCAACTTCATGAGGATGTTTATCAGTTTCTTGAAAAATTAAAATGGGGATCTATCCCCCATAATATTAAAGCGTTAAATAGTTGGGGTTCTGACCCCGAAAAAGGAGGTTCAACAGATGAGTCATGA
- a CDS encoding alpha/beta fold hydrolase, with protein MIGCLCIHGFTGEAKEIEPLTNFLNKKKGWLVYSPTLPGHGSKEALKKANFKHWLYAAEIATQELLLRCEKVYIIGFSMGGMIAAYVASKYPVNKLVLLSASAYYLNPKQIIQDMKGWIIEGWRGELEKDLLYKLYRKKIVDTPVSATIEFAKVVYRTKPLLRNVQVPTLIIQGECDGLVPPKKTAEYLYETISSADKQLYYFKNSKHYIWLGDEREELLKIINHFLESKLELANGA; from the coding sequence ATGATCGGTTGCTTATGTATTCACGGCTTTACGGGAGAAGCTAAGGAGATAGAGCCGCTTACAAATTTTTTGAATAAGAAAAAAGGCTGGCTCGTTTATTCACCGACTTTACCTGGGCATGGTAGTAAGGAAGCGTTAAAAAAAGCTAATTTCAAGCACTGGCTTTATGCTGCTGAGATTGCGACACAAGAGCTACTATTACGATGTGAAAAAGTTTATATTATTGGATTTTCAATGGGCGGCATGATAGCGGCGTATGTTGCTTCCAAATATCCCGTCAATAAACTGGTTCTGCTAAGTGCATCAGCCTATTATTTGAATCCAAAGCAAATTATTCAAGATATGAAAGGTTGGATTATTGAAGGTTGGCGTGGTGAACTTGAAAAGGATCTGTTATACAAACTTTACCGAAAAAAAATAGTTGATACACCTGTAAGTGCTACAATTGAATTTGCAAAAGTTGTCTATAGAACGAAACCGCTTTTAAGAAATGTTCAAGTACCAACACTTATAATCCAAGGGGAATGTGATGGACTAGTCCCACCGAAAAAAACGGCAGAATACTTATACGAAACAATTAGTTCTGCAGACAAACAACTTTACTACTTCAAAAATTCGAAGCACTATATTTGGTTAGGCGATGAGCGCGAAGAATTGTTAAAAATCATTAATCATTTTCTTGAAAGCAAGCTAGAGTTGGCGAATGGCGCCTAA
- the rnr gene encoding ribonuclease R, with amino-acid sequence MSHEMRKNQMLSFMRDEAYKPLSVPELEKAFGITDSSEFKEFVKVLNEMEQNGLIVRTRSNLYGLPEKMDLIRGKVQANAKGFAFIIPEDKTIERDVYVTSSDLNSAMNGDVVLVRLHPKSTGSRPEGQVIRIVERGTSQVVGTYSENKFYGFVIADDKRIPNDIFIPKNANIGAVDGHKVVVKITKYPEGRMNAEGEVVTILGHKNDPGVDILSIIHKHGLPQEFPEEVLEQANGVPEEIDPTEIEGRRDLREQTIVTIDGADAKDLDDAVNVEKLENGNYKLGVHIADVSYYVTADSPIDKEAFERATSCYLVDRVIPMIPHRLSNGICSLNPKVDRLTLSCEMEINPDGKVVAHEIFPSVIRTTERMTYTEVRQIINEEDDEVLKRYQPLIPFFKQMADLAAILRKKRIERGAIDFEFKESKVIVDEEGKPTDVVLRERSIAERLIEEFMLCANETIAEHFHRMKVPFMYRIHEDPDAEKLTRFLEFITTFGYVVRGTATTLHPRALQLLLEEVRGEPEETVISKVMLRSMKQAKYDPESVGHFGLSTDFYTHFTSPIRRYPDLIVHRLIRTYLIEGKIDEDTLADWTEKLAVISAHSSEMERRAVEAERDTDTLKKVQFMEDKIGEQFEGMISGVTNFGLFVELENTIEGLVHVSYLTDDYYHYDENQYAMIGERTGNIFRIGDEIEIKVVSVNVEETSIDFEIIGMKPRKERPAQAKPKVIVGGGKRKDRSGAKKDSGGKKPADKAKPGTPGKKKKFFENAPKSKRNRGKKK; translated from the coding sequence ATGAGTCATGAAATGAGAAAAAATCAGATGCTATCATTTATGCGGGATGAGGCGTATAAGCCACTTTCTGTTCCAGAGCTAGAGAAAGCATTTGGGATAACAGATTCTAGTGAGTTTAAAGAATTTGTCAAAGTATTAAATGAAATGGAACAAAATGGCCTTATTGTAAGAACGAGAAGTAATCTTTATGGATTGCCGGAGAAAATGGACCTTATCCGTGGGAAGGTACAGGCAAATGCAAAGGGATTCGCTTTCATCATTCCAGAAGATAAGACGATCGAACGGGATGTTTATGTGACAAGTTCTGACTTGAACAGTGCCATGAATGGTGACGTCGTTCTAGTTAGACTGCATCCTAAATCGACAGGTTCTCGTCCTGAGGGACAAGTTATCCGAATTGTTGAAAGAGGAACATCGCAAGTAGTAGGTACATATTCCGAAAATAAATTTTACGGATTTGTTATTGCTGATGATAAGCGGATTCCAAACGATATTTTCATTCCCAAAAATGCTAATATCGGAGCTGTCGATGGGCACAAAGTAGTTGTCAAAATAACAAAGTATCCAGAAGGTCGGATGAATGCTGAGGGTGAGGTAGTCACGATTTTGGGTCATAAAAATGATCCTGGTGTTGATATACTTTCGATTATTCATAAACACGGTTTACCTCAAGAATTTCCAGAGGAAGTTTTGGAACAGGCAAATGGAGTTCCAGAGGAAATTGATCCGACAGAAATTGAAGGTCGCCGTGACTTACGTGAGCAAACAATAGTTACCATTGACGGGGCTGATGCAAAAGATTTAGATGATGCCGTTAATGTCGAGAAACTTGAAAATGGTAACTATAAGTTAGGTGTCCACATTGCCGATGTCAGCTATTATGTGACAGCAGACTCGCCAATAGATAAAGAAGCGTTTGAGCGAGCAACTAGCTGTTATTTAGTTGATCGTGTTATCCCGATGATTCCGCATCGTTTGTCAAATGGGATTTGCTCGTTAAATCCTAAAGTAGACAGACTAACACTTTCTTGTGAAATGGAAATTAATCCTGATGGAAAAGTGGTTGCTCACGAAATTTTTCCAAGTGTGATTCGTACAACTGAGCGAATGACATACACAGAAGTTCGCCAAATTATAAATGAAGAAGACGATGAAGTGCTGAAACGCTATCAACCTCTGATCCCATTTTTCAAACAAATGGCTGATTTGGCGGCAATTCTTCGTAAAAAAAGAATTGAACGAGGTGCAATTGATTTTGAATTTAAAGAGTCGAAAGTTATTGTCGATGAAGAAGGTAAGCCAACAGATGTTGTTCTGCGCGAACGCTCGATAGCGGAACGGTTGATTGAAGAGTTTATGCTTTGTGCAAATGAAACGATTGCTGAGCATTTTCATCGGATGAAGGTACCGTTTATGTATCGAATTCATGAAGACCCCGATGCTGAAAAACTAACTCGATTCCTAGAGTTTATTACAACCTTTGGTTATGTTGTTCGTGGAACAGCGACCACATTGCACCCAAGAGCTTTACAACTGCTACTTGAAGAAGTTCGTGGTGAACCAGAAGAAACAGTTATTAGTAAAGTCATGCTTCGATCGATGAAACAGGCAAAATACGATCCTGAAAGTGTTGGCCATTTTGGACTTTCAACAGATTTTTATACGCATTTCACATCGCCGATTCGCCGTTATCCTGATTTAATTGTCCATAGATTAATACGAACATATTTAATTGAAGGAAAAATAGATGAGGATACATTAGCCGATTGGACAGAGAAATTAGCAGTAATTTCTGCTCATTCATCAGAAATGGAACGTCGTGCTGTTGAAGCGGAACGTGACACAGATACGTTGAAAAAAGTTCAATTTATGGAAGATAAAATTGGTGAGCAGTTTGAAGGAATGATTTCTGGCGTTACCAACTTTGGTTTGTTCGTGGAGCTTGAAAATACAATTGAAGGGCTCGTTCACGTAAGCTATTTAACAGATGATTATTATCATTATGATGAAAATCAGTATGCAATGATCGGTGAACGGACCGGTAATATCTTCCGAATCGGTGACGAAATTGAAATAAAAGTAGTTAGTGTCAATGTCGAGGAAACGTCGATTGACTTTGAAATTATCGGCATGAAACCAAGGAAAGAACGTCCAGCACAAGCGAAACCAAAAGTAATTGTCGGAGGCGGCAAACGTAAAGATCGCAGTGGTGCTAAAAAAGATTCTGGCGGAAAAAAACCAGCAGATAAAGCAAAACCAGGCACCCCCGGTAAAAAGAAAAAGTTTTTTGAAAATGCGCCAAAAAGTAAGCGTAATAGAGGGAAAAAGAAGTAA